From Pulveribacter suum, a single genomic window includes:
- a CDS encoding CidA/LrgA family protein, producing MLYALTALFALQLLGDLLVQWLGLPFPGALAGMLLMLAGLLVLGRTPAALERLANGLLQNMMLLFIPSVAGVMLHFDHLQREWLPFLVSGVVGAGVTFAVTAWTMRRLLHTAPEVPQAAAVPAPSEVR from the coding sequence ATGCTGTATGCCCTGACTGCCCTTTTTGCCCTCCAACTGCTTGGCGACCTGCTGGTGCAGTGGCTGGGCCTGCCCTTTCCCGGCGCCCTGGCCGGCATGCTGCTGATGCTGGCCGGCCTGCTGGTGCTGGGCCGCACGCCCGCCGCGCTGGAGCGGCTGGCAAATGGCCTGCTGCAGAACATGATGCTGCTGTTCATTCCCTCGGTAGCGGGCGTGATGCTGCACTTCGACCACCTACAGCGCGAATGGCTGCCGTTCCTCGTCTCCGGGGTCGTGGGCGCGGGCGTCACCTTCGCCGTGACGGCGTGGACCATGCGCCGGCTGCTGCACACTGCGCCCGAGGTGCCGCAAGCCGCTGCGGTCCCAGCCCCTTCGGAGGTCCGCTGA
- a CDS encoding cryptochrome/photolyase family protein, translating into MSRSALVWLRRDLRCHDHAALHEALRRFERVHCAFVFDTDILDALPTRCDRRVEFIHASVLELHGALRDLAACHGVAGGGLLVRHGPALASVVALARSLGVQEVLASRDYEPAARARDRRVADSLQAHGIAFSLHKDQALLECDEVLTRQGQPYSVFTPYKRAWLQRLGAAQLQALPVDSLAHRLAPLPAGEPALPALADLGFAPTNLAALPLPTGMHGARRMLDDFAGRLGAYHEARDYPARRGVSYLSVHLRFGTLSIREAAALAHARVQQGDEGAATWLSELCWRDFYFMILWHHPRVVAQSFRPDYDGVQWDEAPDLWQAWCEARTGYPLVDAALRQLHQSGYMHNRLRMVVASFLTKDLGLDWRLGERHFARHLNDYDLAANNGGWQWAASTGCDAQPWFRIFNPVTQSRKFDPEGRFIRRYLPELARVPDAHIHFPAAMPAAALQACGVRLGMDYPHPVIDHARARERTLMRFHFLKARQDG; encoded by the coding sequence ATGAGCCGCTCGGCCCTCGTGTGGCTGCGCCGCGACCTGCGCTGCCACGACCACGCTGCGCTGCACGAGGCGCTGCGACGCTTCGAGCGGGTGCACTGCGCGTTCGTGTTCGACACCGACATACTGGATGCGCTGCCCACACGTTGCGACCGCCGCGTAGAGTTCATCCATGCCAGCGTGCTGGAGCTGCACGGCGCCCTGCGCGATCTGGCCGCGTGCCACGGGGTCGCAGGGGGCGGACTGCTGGTGCGGCACGGTCCTGCCCTGGCCAGCGTCGTCGCGCTGGCGCGCAGTCTGGGCGTGCAGGAGGTGCTGGCCAGTCGCGACTACGAGCCCGCCGCCCGCGCACGCGACCGCCGCGTGGCCGACAGCCTGCAGGCACACGGCATCGCCTTCAGCCTGCACAAGGACCAGGCGCTGCTGGAGTGCGACGAGGTGCTCACCCGGCAGGGCCAGCCCTACAGCGTGTTCACGCCCTACAAGCGCGCGTGGCTGCAGCGGCTAGGCGCCGCGCAACTGCAGGCCCTGCCGGTCGACAGCCTGGCGCACCGGCTGGCGCCGCTGCCGGCAGGCGAACCGGCGCTGCCTGCGCTCGCCGACCTGGGCTTTGCGCCCACCAACCTGGCCGCGCTGCCCCTGCCCACGGGCATGCATGGCGCGCGGCGCATGCTGGATGACTTTGCCGGGCGCCTGGGCGCGTACCACGAGGCACGCGACTACCCGGCGCGCCGGGGCGTGTCCTACCTCTCGGTGCACCTGCGCTTTGGCACGCTGTCGATCCGCGAGGCGGCGGCGCTGGCGCATGCGCGGGTGCAGCAGGGCGACGAGGGTGCGGCCACCTGGCTGTCCGAGCTGTGCTGGCGCGACTTCTATTTCATGATCCTGTGGCACCACCCGCGGGTGGTTGCGCAGTCTTTCCGGCCCGACTACGACGGTGTGCAGTGGGACGAAGCCCCCGATCTCTGGCAGGCTTGGTGCGAGGCGCGCACCGGCTATCCGCTGGTGGACGCCGCGCTGCGCCAGCTGCACCAAAGCGGCTATATGCACAACCGCCTGCGCATGGTGGTGGCCAGCTTCCTTACCAAGGATCTGGGGCTGGACTGGCGGCTGGGCGAGCGCCACTTCGCCCGGCACCTGAACGACTACGACCTGGCGGCCAACAACGGCGGCTGGCAGTGGGCGGCCTCCACCGGCTGCGATGCGCAGCCGTGGTTTCGCATCTTCAACCCTGTCACGCAGTCGCGCAAATTCGATCCCGAAGGGCGTTTCATCCGCCGCTACCTGCCCGAGCTGGCGCGCGTGCCGGATGCGCACATCCACTTTCCCGCTGCCATGCCGGCAGCGGCGCTGCAGGCCTGCGGCGTGCGTCTGGGGATGGACTACCCGCACCCCGTCATCGACCACGCCCGGGCCCGCGAGCGCACGCTCATGCGCTTTCATTTTCTGAAGGCCCGGCAGGACGGTTAA
- a CDS encoding LrgB family protein — MLAAGTLAHSPVPWLVLTLAAYAAAMLLYRRSGSHPLLIPVLTGVAMVVAVLLATGTSYETYRGGTQLLTLCIGPATVALAVPLFAQRQRIRALWRPLAIGLLAGCTAAIASALGLAWVLGASHETLLSLAPKSATMPIALPVAERLGGLPSLTAVGVALTGIAGAVLAGPLARLVGAHDPAVRGFASGVTAHAIGTARELQVHPTAGAFAALGMGLNGVATAVFTPLFVAALGWL; from the coding sequence ATGCTGGCCGCAGGCACCCTTGCCCACTCGCCCGTGCCGTGGCTGGTGCTGACGTTGGCCGCCTACGCTGCGGCCATGCTGCTGTACCGGCGCAGCGGCTCGCACCCGTTGCTGATTCCCGTGCTGACCGGTGTGGCGATGGTGGTCGCCGTGCTGCTGGCCACGGGGACGTCCTACGAGACCTACCGCGGCGGCACCCAGCTGCTCACCCTGTGCATCGGCCCGGCCACGGTGGCGCTGGCCGTGCCGCTGTTCGCGCAGCGACAGCGCATCCGCGCCCTGTGGCGGCCCCTGGCCATCGGCCTGCTGGCCGGCTGCACCGCTGCCATTGCCTCGGCGCTGGGGCTGGCCTGGGTGCTGGGGGCCTCGCACGAGACGCTGCTGTCACTGGCCCCCAAATCGGCCACCATGCCCATTGCCCTGCCCGTGGCCGAGCGGCTGGGCGGCCTGCCTTCGCTCACTGCCGTGGGCGTGGCGCTGACCGGCATCGCCGGCGCCGTGCTGGCCGGCCCGCTGGCACGGCTGGTGGGTGCCCACGACCCGGCCGTGCGCGGCTTTGCCTCGGGGGTCACGGCGCACGCCATCGGCACCGCGCGCGAGCTGCAGGTCCACCCCACGGCCGGTGCGTTCGCGGCGCTTGGCATGGGGCTCAATGGGGTGGCCACTGCCGTGTTCACGCCGCTGTTCGTGGCGGCGCTGGGCTGGCTTTAA
- a CDS encoding GGDEF domain-containing protein: MAALKSPSDIARETLKQLAARRLSPTPDNYQALYEEIAGSASPPAFPAAALRGILRVMPGQTPAQKRLLNQLEQAIAQQSWSTLQSVMVGYANLGLTPADASLAPTPLEVEAAHVPQRLALALARLVDNTLPALGEEDMRLGDMATQLVGMLRSDMPTVADTERMLADFGHRLSFAAEEQGALRTSLLTLLHLLFENIAALSTDDDWLHGQVQALLAATAPPLNLRRLDEVEQRLKDVIFKQAEAKLHTRQAQEQMRELLATFIERLAQMDESSSSYHSQMEQCAERISQADRLQDITPLLEEVIRATRAMALSSRVARGELQDLRERAEARHAEIDQLRQELDRASSMARHDALTGSLNRKGFDEAVQREVARAQRQDTPLCIALLDVDDFKSINDRLGHAAGDEALVHLADVTRQGLRPQDQLARYGGEEFIIILPDTVVDEGVQVMRRLQRELTTRYFLKDGERLLITFSAGVAQMAGKDDISDAIRRADQGMYLAKRSGKNRVVAA; encoded by the coding sequence ATGGCCGCCCTCAAATCTCCTTCGGACATAGCGCGTGAAACGCTCAAGCAGCTGGCTGCCCGGCGGCTGAGCCCCACACCAGACAACTACCAGGCGCTGTACGAGGAGATCGCGGGGAGCGCCTCTCCTCCGGCCTTTCCCGCAGCTGCATTGCGCGGCATTTTGCGGGTCATGCCGGGACAGACTCCAGCGCAAAAGCGCCTGCTGAACCAGCTGGAGCAGGCCATCGCGCAGCAAAGCTGGTCCACGCTGCAAAGCGTGATGGTGGGCTACGCCAATCTGGGGCTGACGCCGGCGGATGCCTCCCTGGCGCCCACCCCCCTGGAAGTGGAGGCGGCGCATGTGCCGCAGCGTCTGGCGCTGGCCCTGGCGCGCCTGGTGGACAACACCTTGCCCGCACTGGGTGAAGAAGACATGCGCCTGGGCGACATGGCCACTCAGCTGGTGGGCATGCTGCGCAGCGACATGCCCACCGTTGCCGATACGGAACGCATGCTGGCCGACTTCGGGCACCGCCTGTCGTTTGCCGCCGAAGAACAGGGCGCACTGCGCACCAGCCTGCTGACCCTGCTGCACCTGCTGTTCGAGAACATCGCCGCCCTCAGCACGGACGACGATTGGCTGCACGGCCAGGTGCAAGCGCTGCTGGCCGCCACTGCGCCACCGCTGAACCTGCGCCGGCTTGACGAAGTCGAGCAACGCCTGAAGGACGTCATCTTCAAGCAGGCCGAAGCCAAGCTGCACACCCGGCAGGCCCAAGAGCAGATGCGCGAGCTGCTGGCCACTTTCATCGAGCGCCTGGCACAGATGGATGAATCCAGCAGCAGCTACCACAGCCAGATGGAGCAGTGCGCCGAGCGCATCAGCCAGGCCGATAGGCTGCAGGACATCACGCCGCTGCTCGAAGAAGTCATCCGCGCCACGCGCGCCATGGCCCTTAGCAGTCGCGTGGCGCGAGGCGAATTGCAGGACTTGCGCGAGCGCGCCGAGGCCCGTCACGCCGAGATCGACCAGCTGCGCCAGGAGCTGGACCGCGCCAGCAGCATGGCACGGCACGACGCCCTGACCGGCTCGCTGAATCGCAAGGGGTTCGACGAAGCAGTGCAGCGCGAGGTGGCGCGCGCCCAGCGGCAGGACACGCCGCTGTGCATCGCCCTGCTGGACGTGGATGACTTCAAGTCGATCAACGACCGCCTGGGCCACGCCGCTGGCGATGAAGCCCTGGTGCATCTGGCCGACGTCACGCGCCAGGGCCTGCGTCCTCAGGACCAGCTGGCCCGCTACGGCGGCGAGGAATTCATCATCATCCTGCCCGATACCGTCGTGGACGAAGGCGTGCAGGTCATGCGCCGCCTCCAGCGCGAACTGACGACGCGCTATTTCCTCAAGGACGGCGAGCGCCTGCTCATCACCTTCAGCGCGGGTGTGGCGCAGATGGCGGGCAAGGACGACATCAGCGACGCCATACGCCGTGCGGACCAAGGCATGTACTTGGCCAAACGCAGCGGCAAGAACCGCGTGGTGGCGGCCTGA
- a CDS encoding LysR family transcriptional regulator: MPPPLPSTQALACFEAAARHQSYTRAAQELALTQGAVSRQIGALESLLGVVLFHRTRHGVALTESGQQYARQVARWLLALRQGTLDVMAQSGAGASICLAAVPTFATRWLVPRLPLLAREHPDITVHIDVRTRPFLFAETAYDAALLAATPGQIVQWPGVQAQWLLHEDIVPVCSPALLARAARRGPGRAWQPVSAQAVAQLPLLQQSTRPQGWQEWFEAAGVPAAHALQGPRYELFSMLAAAASQGLGVALIPPLLIEEELARGALVIACARPLRQARGYYLVWPEPAPHGALARFAQWLAHTAAAGTPAPA; this comes from the coding sequence ATGCCACCACCGCTGCCTTCCACCCAGGCGCTGGCCTGTTTCGAGGCCGCGGCGCGCCACCAGAGCTACACCCGCGCGGCGCAGGAGCTCGCGCTCACGCAGGGCGCCGTGTCGCGCCAGATCGGTGCGCTGGAGTCGCTGTTGGGCGTAGTGCTGTTTCACCGCACGCGCCATGGCGTGGCGCTGACCGAGTCGGGCCAGCAGTACGCACGCCAGGTCGCGCGCTGGCTCCTGGCCTTGCGCCAGGGCACGCTGGACGTGATGGCGCAGTCCGGCGCAGGGGCCAGCATCTGTCTCGCGGCGGTGCCGACGTTCGCCACACGCTGGCTTGTGCCCCGCCTGCCGCTGCTGGCCCGCGAGCACCCCGACATCACTGTGCACATCGACGTGCGCACGCGCCCCTTCCTGTTCGCCGAAACCGCCTACGACGCCGCGCTGCTGGCCGCAACGCCCGGGCAGATAGTGCAGTGGCCGGGGGTGCAGGCGCAGTGGCTGCTGCACGAGGACATCGTCCCCGTGTGCAGCCCGGCGTTGCTGGCACGCGCAGCGCGGCGCGGGCCCGGTCGCGCCTGGCAGCCCGTCTCTGCGCAGGCCGTGGCGCAGCTGCCGCTGCTGCAGCAGAGCACGCGCCCGCAAGGCTGGCAGGAGTGGTTCGAGGCGGCCGGCGTGCCGGCGGCGCATGCATTGCAGGGGCCGCGCTACGAGCTGTTTTCGATGCTCGCGGCAGCGGCCAGCCAGGGCCTGGGGGTGGCGCTCATCCCGCCGCTGCTCATCGAGGAGGAGCTTGCGCGGGGCGCGTTGGTGATCGCGTGCGCGCGGCCGCTGCGCCAGGCGCGCGGCTACTACCTGGTGTGGCCCGAGCCTGCACCGCACGGCGCGCTGGCGCGGTTCGCGCAGTGGCTGGCGCACACGGCAGCCGCTGGCACCCCGGCCCCGGCCTGA
- a CDS encoding MerR family transcriptional regulator: MSALLGNPAAATLPIAEVERETGLGKDVLRVWEKRYGFPAPLRDGSGDRRYPTEQVRRLKLIRRLLDAGLRPGKVVQLEESALDALLSRPTPARPLLSLSRTSQLTTPPCPAIGALLDTIASHDPQALRHALGQAQARMGLAAFVGALVAPLAHAVGDAWAQGRFEIFEEHLFTEVVTGVLRQAIATLPPPAGSAGPRVLLTTLPQELHGLGLLMVEAVLALEGCSCISLGTQTPAGDIVQAARAHRADVVALSFTNAAAGTQVLSGMRELRERLPGDVALWVGGGCLALYRRPLEGVTALRELSGLPALVAQWRSDCRGVAGAAAR, translated from the coding sequence ATGAGCGCACTGCTGGGCAACCCGGCCGCAGCCACCCTGCCCATTGCCGAAGTGGAGCGGGAAACGGGGCTGGGCAAGGACGTGTTGCGTGTGTGGGAGAAGCGCTACGGCTTTCCCGCACCTCTGCGCGACGGCAGCGGTGACCGGCGCTACCCGACTGAGCAGGTCAGGCGGCTCAAGCTGATCCGCCGGCTGCTGGACGCCGGCCTTCGCCCCGGCAAGGTGGTGCAGCTGGAAGAAAGCGCCTTGGACGCCCTGCTTTCCCGCCCGACGCCGGCCCGGCCGTTACTAAGTTTGTCCAGGACATCTCAGCTGACCACGCCCCCCTGCCCGGCCATCGGCGCTTTGCTGGACACCATCGCCTCGCACGACCCGCAGGCGCTGCGCCACGCTCTTGGCCAGGCACAGGCGCGCATGGGCCTGGCGGCTTTTGTCGGCGCTCTGGTGGCGCCCCTGGCGCATGCCGTGGGCGACGCCTGGGCCCAGGGCCGTTTCGAGATCTTCGAAGAACACCTGTTCACCGAGGTCGTCACCGGCGTGTTGCGCCAGGCGATCGCCACGCTTCCCCCGCCCGCCGGTTCCGCTGGGCCCCGCGTGCTGCTGACAACGCTGCCGCAAGAGCTGCATGGGCTGGGCCTGCTGATGGTCGAGGCAGTGCTGGCGCTGGAAGGATGCAGCTGCATATCGCTGGGCACGCAGACGCCTGCAGGCGACATCGTGCAGGCCGCCCGTGCCCACCGCGCGGATGTGGTGGCGCTCAGCTTCACCAACGCGGCGGCAGGCACGCAGGTGCTGTCCGGCATGCGGGAACTGCGCGAACGCCTGCCCGGCGATGTGGCACTGTGGGTGGGCGGCGGGTGCCTGGCCCTCTACCGGCGGCCGCTGGAAGGGGTCACCGCATTGCGCGAGCTCTCCGGCCTGCCCGCGCTGGTGGCGCAGTGGCGCAGCGACTGCCGGGGCGTTGCTGGCGCAGCGGCTCGATGA
- the surE gene encoding 5'/3'-nucleotidase SurE, with the protein MKILISNDDGYQAPGIVALHDALRTVADVEVVAPEHNNSAKSNALTLHSPLYVQRAANGFRYVNGTPADCVHIALTGLLGYRPDLVVSGINNGANMGDDTIYSGTVGAAMEGFLFGIPSIAFSQVDKGWGEIEAAACKAREMVEQMQRRNLIGEAPWLLNVNIPNLPFEALRPLRLCRLGRRHAAERVIEQQSPRGEVMYWIGGAGAAKDDAEGTDFHATANGHVAVTPLKVDLTDHDGLGYWAQTVARMAAVTEQGGAG; encoded by the coding sequence ATGAAAATCCTGATTTCCAACGACGACGGCTACCAGGCGCCAGGCATCGTGGCGCTGCACGACGCGCTGCGCACCGTGGCCGATGTCGAGGTGGTAGCCCCCGAGCACAACAACAGCGCCAAGTCGAACGCCCTGACTCTGCACTCCCCGCTGTACGTGCAGCGCGCAGCCAACGGCTTTCGCTACGTGAACGGCACGCCGGCCGACTGCGTGCATATCGCGCTGACCGGCCTGTTGGGCTACCGGCCCGATCTGGTGGTTTCGGGCATCAACAACGGTGCCAACATGGGCGACGACACCATCTACTCCGGCACGGTGGGCGCGGCCATGGAAGGGTTCCTGTTCGGCATTCCTTCCATTGCCTTCTCGCAGGTGGATAAAGGCTGGGGCGAGATCGAAGCCGCCGCGTGCAAGGCGCGCGAGATGGTCGAGCAGATGCAGCGTCGCAACCTGATCGGCGAAGCGCCGTGGCTGCTCAACGTGAACATTCCCAACCTGCCGTTCGAGGCTCTGCGGCCATTGCGGTTGTGCCGGCTGGGCCGCCGCCATGCGGCGGAGCGCGTGATCGAGCAGCAAAGCCCGCGCGGTGAGGTGATGTACTGGATTGGCGGAGCAGGCGCCGCCAAGGATGACGCCGAGGGCACGGACTTCCATGCCACGGCCAACGGCCACGTGGCGGTGACGCCGCTCAAGGTCGATCTCACCGATCACGACGGGCTGGGCTACTGGGCGCAGACCGTGGCGCGCATGGCCGCCGTCACTGAGCAGGGCGGGGCGGGCTGA
- a CDS encoding methyl-accepting chemotaxis protein produces the protein MHFFLRLPVAARLYTAFGLILALLFVVTGVAVVKVERIDRALRANNDIHVQVQRYAINFRGSAHDRSIAVRDVVLAGTAAEREREIATVATLAAFYANSAAPLEKLITRPGADPALGQMYAAIRAIEARAVASTNAVIAQVRAGDAAATATLWGQAKPQYEQWLAAINKLIDFKEARIQQVNQQAAQEAGSFLKVMFGALAVALVLSALLAWRVSRGIVRQLGAEPLELAAVAREVAAGNLHPLARAGRAAPDSVLASLGAMQASLSQVVRQVRQAADAVASDAQDIACGNSGLLARTESQAADLQQATASMEEMTASLRHNAESAQQAARRAASASGAAHSGGAVVAQVARTMDEITASSQQIADITGVIDAIAFQTNILALNAAVEAARAGEAGRGFAVVASEVRALAQRSAEAARQIKALIGSSATRIEQGAALVQQARSTMDDIVAQAQGVADLIAQISAATAEQTEGIAQVGQAVAQLDQSTQQNAALVEQSAAAAQALQQQAGALESQVRLFRLEQDEPVPARASLASSSLLAPALRPQGALRGAFLNAPEKVAACA, from the coding sequence ATGCATTTTTTCCTTCGCCTGCCCGTCGCCGCCCGTCTGTACACGGCGTTCGGCCTGATTCTGGCTCTGCTGTTCGTGGTCACCGGTGTCGCGGTGGTCAAAGTCGAACGGATCGACCGGGCGCTGCGCGCCAACAACGACATCCACGTGCAGGTGCAGCGGTATGCCATCAACTTCCGCGGCTCGGCGCATGACCGCTCGATCGCGGTGCGTGACGTGGTGCTGGCCGGCACCGCAGCCGAGCGCGAGCGCGAGATTGCCACGGTGGCCACGCTGGCAGCGTTCTATGCCAATTCCGCGGCGCCGCTGGAGAAACTCATCACCCGGCCCGGCGCGGACCCGGCCCTGGGGCAGATGTACGCGGCCATCCGCGCCATCGAGGCGCGGGCGGTCGCCAGCACCAATGCCGTGATCGCCCAGGTGCGCGCGGGCGATGCGGCCGCCACAGCGACGCTGTGGGGCCAGGCCAAGCCGCAGTACGAACAGTGGCTGGCGGCCATCAACAAGCTGATCGACTTCAAGGAAGCGCGCATCCAGCAGGTCAACCAGCAGGCCGCACAGGAAGCGGGCAGCTTTCTCAAGGTGATGTTCGGCGCCCTGGCGGTGGCGCTGGTGCTCAGCGCGCTGCTGGCCTGGCGCGTGTCGCGCGGCATCGTGCGCCAGCTGGGCGCCGAGCCGCTGGAGTTGGCAGCCGTGGCGCGCGAGGTGGCGGCAGGCAACCTGCACCCGCTGGCGCGTGCCGGGCGCGCTGCGCCCGACAGCGTGCTGGCCTCGCTGGGTGCCATGCAGGCCAGCCTGTCGCAGGTGGTGCGCCAGGTGCGCCAGGCCGCGGACGCCGTTGCATCGGATGCGCAGGACATTGCCTGCGGCAACAGCGGCCTGCTGGCGCGCACCGAGTCGCAGGCCGCCGACCTGCAGCAGGCCACCGCCTCGATGGAGGAGATGACCGCTTCGCTGCGGCACAACGCCGAATCGGCCCAGCAGGCGGCGCGGCGCGCGGCCTCGGCCAGTGGCGCGGCGCACAGCGGCGGCGCAGTGGTCGCGCAGGTGGCGCGCACCATGGACGAGATCACCGCCAGCAGCCAGCAGATCGCCGACATCACCGGTGTGATCGATGCCATCGCGTTCCAGACCAACATCCTGGCGCTGAACGCCGCCGTCGAGGCGGCGCGGGCAGGCGAGGCGGGGCGCGGTTTTGCCGTGGTGGCCAGCGAGGTGCGGGCACTGGCGCAGCGCAGCGCCGAGGCGGCTCGCCAGATCAAGGCACTGATCGGCTCGAGCGCCACGCGCATCGAGCAGGGCGCGGCGCTGGTGCAGCAGGCACGTAGCACCATGGACGACATCGTGGCGCAGGCCCAGGGCGTGGCCGACCTGATCGCGCAGATCAGCGCCGCCACGGCCGAGCAGACCGAGGGCATCGCCCAGGTGGGCCAGGCCGTGGCGCAGCTGGACCAGTCCACCCAGCAAAATGCTGCACTGGTGGAGCAAAGTGCGGCCGCGGCGCAGGCCTTGCAGCAGCAGGCGGGCGCGCTGGAGTCGCAGGTACGCCTGTTTCGCCTGGAGCAGGACGAGCCCGTGCCGGCGCGCGCATCGCTGGCGTCGTCCTCGCTGCTCGCGCCCGCCCTGCGGCCGCAGGGCGCGCTGCGAGGCGCCTTTTTGAATGCTCCTGAAAAAGTAGCTGCTTGCGCTTGA
- a CDS encoding NADPH:quinone oxidoreductase family protein, whose protein sequence is MHAWLCTEPTGVEALAWTELPTPTPKPGEVLVEIRAASLNFPDLLMVQNKYQIKPPLPFVPGAEWAGVVQAVGDGVTHLRAGQSVACLSGTGGFATHVVAPAAHCMPLPEGFSHVDAAAFIMTYATSHHALVDRAQLRAGETVLVLGAAGGVGTAAIQIAKAMGARVIAAASSSDKCDLCLKIGADAVIDYSQEDLREALKALSGGNGPDVIYDPVGGELSEAAFRSIAWRGRYLVVGFAAGPIPALPFNLPLLKGASIVGVFWGEFAKREPQANAAMMEELALWYGQGRIKPVIDRTMPLSQLPAAFAHMASRSVMGKLVLVT, encoded by the coding sequence ATGCACGCATGGCTTTGCACCGAACCGACGGGCGTGGAGGCCCTGGCCTGGACCGAACTGCCTACACCTACCCCAAAGCCGGGCGAAGTGCTGGTCGAGATCCGCGCAGCCAGCCTGAATTTCCCCGACCTGCTGATGGTGCAGAACAAGTACCAGATCAAGCCGCCCCTGCCCTTCGTGCCAGGGGCTGAGTGGGCAGGGGTGGTGCAGGCCGTGGGCGACGGCGTGACCCACCTGCGCGCCGGCCAGAGCGTGGCGTGCCTGAGCGGCACGGGCGGCTTTGCCACGCACGTCGTGGCACCGGCGGCGCACTGCATGCCGCTGCCCGAAGGCTTCTCGCACGTCGATGCCGCAGCCTTCATCATGACCTACGCCACCTCCCACCACGCTCTGGTGGATCGCGCCCAGCTGCGCGCTGGCGAGACCGTCCTGGTGCTGGGCGCTGCCGGGGGCGTTGGCACGGCAGCCATCCAGATCGCCAAAGCCATGGGCGCCAGGGTGATCGCTGCGGCTTCCTCCTCGGACAAGTGCGATCTGTGTCTGAAAATAGGCGCCGATGCCGTCATCGACTACAGCCAGGAAGACCTGCGCGAGGCGCTGAAGGCTCTGTCGGGTGGCAACGGGCCGGACGTCATCTACGACCCCGTGGGCGGCGAGCTGTCCGAAGCCGCCTTCCGCTCCATCGCCTGGCGCGGACGCTACCTGGTGGTGGGTTTTGCGGCCGGTCCCATTCCCGCCCTGCCTTTCAACCTGCCCCTGCTCAAGGGTGCGTCCATCGTGGGCGTGTTCTGGGGCGAGTTCGCCAAGCGCGAACCCCAAGCCAACGCCGCCATGATGGAAGAGCTTGCGCTGTGGTACGGCCAGGGCCGGATCAAGCCAGTCATCGACCGGACGATGCCGCTGTCGCAGCTGCCGGCAGCCTTTGCCCACATGGCTTCGCGCTCCGTCATGGGCAAACTGGTGCTGGTCACCTGA
- a CDS encoding acyl-CoA dehydrogenase has product MTMRFQWDDPLQFDQQLTEDERAIRDAAAAYCQDRLAPRVLDMFRHEKTDLTIFREMGELGLLGPTISPEYGGAGLNYVSYGLVAREIERVDSGYRSMASVQSSLVMVPINEFGTEAQKQKYLPKLASGEFIGCFGLTEPDHGSDPGSMATRARKVDGGYRLSGAKMWITNSPVADVFVVWAKEVSEGGSVGPIRGFILDKGMQGLSAPAIHGKVGLRASITGEIVMDDVFVPEDNAFPEVQGLKGPFTCLNSARFGIAWGAMGAAEFCWHTARQYTLDRQQFGRPLAANQLVQKKLADMQTEIALGLQAALRVGRIKDEGHNVIEATSLIKRNNCGKALDIARLARDMMGGNGISDEFGVARHLVNLEVVNTYEGTHDVHALILGRAQTGIAAFAN; this is encoded by the coding sequence ATGACCATGCGCTTCCAGTGGGATGACCCCCTGCAGTTCGACCAGCAACTCACCGAGGACGAGCGCGCCATCCGCGACGCCGCCGCCGCCTATTGCCAGGACCGCCTGGCGCCGCGCGTGCTGGACATGTTCCGCCATGAAAAGACCGACTTGACCATCTTCCGCGAGATGGGCGAGCTGGGCCTGTTGGGCCCGACCATTTCCCCCGAGTACGGCGGCGCCGGGCTGAACTACGTCAGCTACGGGCTGGTGGCGCGCGAGATCGAGCGCGTGGACTCGGGCTACCGCTCCATGGCCAGCGTGCAGTCTTCGCTGGTCATGGTGCCGATCAACGAGTTCGGCACCGAAGCGCAGAAGCAAAAGTACCTGCCCAAGCTGGCCAGCGGCGAGTTCATCGGCTGCTTCGGCCTGACCGAGCCCGACCATGGATCCGACCCCGGCAGCATGGCCACCCGCGCGCGCAAGGTCGATGGCGGCTACCGGCTCTCGGGCGCCAAGATGTGGATCACCAACAGCCCCGTGGCCGACGTGTTCGTCGTCTGGGCCAAGGAGGTGAGCGAGGGCGGCAGCGTCGGCCCCATCCGCGGCTTCATCCTGGACAAGGGCATGCAGGGCCTGTCGGCCCCGGCGATCCACGGCAAGGTGGGGCTGCGCGCCTCCATCACCGGCGAGATCGTCATGGACGATGTGTTCGTGCCCGAGGACAACGCCTTCCCCGAGGTGCAGGGCTTGAAAGGCCCTTTCACCTGCCTGAACAGCGCTCGCTTCGGCATCGCCTGGGGCGCCATGGGCGCGGCCGAGTTCTGCTGGCATACCGCGCGCCAGTACACGCTGGACCGCCAGCAGTTCGGCCGGCCGCTGGCCGCCAACCAGCTGGTGCAAAAGAAGCTGGCCGACATGCAGACCGAGATCGCCCTGGGACTGCAGGCCGCGCTGCGCGTGGGCCGCATCAAGGACGAGGGCCACAACGTGATCGAGGCCACCTCGCTCATCAAGCGCAACAACTGCGGCAAGGCGCTGGACATTGCCCGCCTGGCACGCGACATGATGGGCGGCAACGGCATCAGCGACGAGTTCGGCGTGGCGCGCCACCTGGTCAACCTGGAGGTGGTCAACACCTACGAGGGCACGCACGACGTGCACGCGCTGATTCTGGGCCGGGCGCAGACGGGCATCGCCGCGTTCGCCAACTGA